In Oncorhynchus gorbuscha isolate QuinsamMale2020 ecotype Even-year unplaced genomic scaffold, OgorEven_v1.0 Un_scaffold_2493, whole genome shotgun sequence, a genomic segment contains:
- the LOC124025863 gene encoding cysteine-rich hydrophobic domain-containing protein 2-like isoform X1 produces MMEDFDEIYEEEEEEDEERAAEEQLLKYAPDPVVVRGSGHVTVFGLSNKFESEFPSALTGKVAPEEFKASINRVNGCLKKTLPVNVRWLLCGCLCCCCTLGFSLWPVICLSKGWDTHTEIHTHTDIHTDHPSAYHTQGYLSLSSSDTEIHGEAVGLGEQQTVPQAVFALEAEQEEV; encoded by the exons ATGATGGAGGACTTCGACGAGATctacgaggaggaggaagaggaggacgaggagaggGCCGCGGAGGAACAGCTGTTAAAGTACGCTCCAGACCCGGTGGTCGTCCGAGGATCTGGCCATGTCACTGT GTTTGGACTCAGTAACAAGTTTGAGTCAGAGTTCCCATCGGCACTTACAGGGAAG GTGGCGCCAGAGGAGTTCAAGGCCAGTATAAACCGTGTTAACGGCTGTCTGAAGAAGACGCTGCCAGTGAATGTGCGTTGGCTGCTGTGTGGCTGTCTCTGTTGCTGCTGTACACTGGGCTTCAGTCTCTGGCCCGTCATCTGTCTGAGCAAAgggtgggacacacacactgagatacacacacacacagacatacacacagaccatcCCTCTGCGTACCATACTCAAGgttacctgtctctctcctcctcagacacAGAGATCCATGGAGAAGCTGTTGGATTGGGAGAACAGCAGACTGTACCACAAG